One window of the Trifolium pratense cultivar HEN17-A07 linkage group LG2, ARS_RC_1.1, whole genome shotgun sequence genome contains the following:
- the LOC123904856 gene encoding probable alkaline/neutral invertase F has product MATIGDVGRDDLDFIELTDLDSGLFWQKFDHYITSSIATPTANMDRNDDSTSSMDAVYFSTVVRSRSSNLSRIDENSSDQADPLLQHNTALLTTVSLPLDPHPMISQAWESLRNSIVHFRGVPVGTIAALDDSDEKLNYDQVFVRDFVPSALAFLMNKEHAIVKKFLKMTLRLQKRKKIIDRFQLSPGVMPASFKVKHEAGKKHESMVPDFGGTAIGRVAPVDSGFWWIILLRAYTKSTGDKSLADTDEFQEGMRLILDLCLSEGFDTFPTLLCTDGCCMIDRRMGLYGYPIEIQALFYMALRCAKNLLKNDDKQGKELMEKIELRLKALSYHMRNYYWLDLKQLNDVYRYKTEEYSHTAVNKFNVMPDSLPDWIFGFMPHRGGYFIGNVSPARMDFRWFCLGNCIAILSCLATTEQSNAIMDLIESRWDVLIGEMPAKICYPALENHDWRIITGCDPKNTRWSYHNGGSWPVLLWLLTAASIKTGRRHIAKRALDIAETRLLKDNWPEYYDGKHGRFIGKQARKLQTWSVAGYLVARKMFDDPSHLRMVAFEEDKHLSPQHRRSKSL; this is encoded by the exons ATGGCTACTATTGGTGATGTTGGACGTGACGATTTAGATTTCATTGAGTTGACTGATCTAGACTCTGGGTTGTTTTGGCAGA AATTTGATCATTACATTACTAGTTCAATTGCAACACCTACTGCAAATATGGATAGAAATGATGATAGTACATCATCAATGGATGCAGTATATTTTTCGACAGTGGTTCGTTCGCGTAGTAGTAACTTGTCCCGAATTGATGAGAATTCTTCTGACCAGGCAGATCCTCTTCTGCAGCATAACACAGCTTTGCTTACCACAGTATCATTACCATTGGATCCACATCCAATGATTTCTCAAGCTTGGGAATCTCTCAGGAACTCCATAGTACATTTTCGTGGTGTTCCCGTCGGTACAATTGCTGCTTTGGATGATTCTGATGAAAAACTTAATTATGATCAG GTGTTTGTAAGAGACTTTGTGCCAAGTGCTTTGGCTTTTCTGATGAATAAGGAACATgcaattgttaaaaaatttctcaaaatGACACTTCGCCTTCAAAAACGCAAGAAAATTATTGATAGGTTTCAGCTATCACCAGGTGTAATGCCAGCTAGTTTTAAGGTGAAACACGAAGCAGGAAAGAAACATGAGTCCATGGTTCCTGACTTTGGTGGAACTGCAATAGGTAGGGTTGCTCCTGTTGATTCTGGATTCTGGTGGATTATATTACTTCGTGCGTACACAAAGTCTACAGGAGACAAATCCTTGGCTGATACTGATGAATTTCAAGAGGGTATGCGCTTGATTCTTGATTTATGCCTTTCAGAAGGATTTGACACGTTTCCAACTCTACTATGTACCGATGGATGCTGCATGATCGATCGTAGAATG GGCCTATATGGTTATCCAATTGAAATTCAAGCACTGTTCTATATGGCTTTAAGGTGTGCCAAGAATTTACTTAAGAATGATGATAAGCAAGGGAAAGAGTTGATGGAAAAAATCGAGTTACGCTTGAAAGCCTTAAGCTATCATATGAGAAACTATTATTGGTTGGATTTGAAGCAACTTAACGATGTATATCGATACAAAACAGAAGAGTATTCACATACTGCAGTAAACAAGTTTAATGTGATGCCTGACTCCCTACCTGATTGGATTTTCGGTTTCATGCCTCATCGTGGTGGTTACTTCATTGGCAATGTAAGTCCTGCTAGGATGGATTTTCGCTGGTTTTGCCTTGGTAATTGCATTGCAATTTTGTCATGTTTGGCTACTACTGAGCAATCAAATGCAATTATGGACCTTATAGAATCGCGTTGGGATGTATTAATTGGCGAGATGCCTGCTAAAATTTGTTATCCAGCACTTGAAAATCATGACTGGAGGATCATAACAGGATGTGACCCCAAAAATACTAGATGGAGTTATCATAATGGAGGATCTTGGCCAGTTCTTTTATGGCTTCTTACTGCAGCTTCCATCAAGACAGGAAGGCGTCATATTGCGAAACGCGCACTTGACATTGCTGAGACCAGATTGCTCAAGGACAACTGGCCTGAATATTATGATGGAAAACATGGTAGATTCATTGGGAAGCAAGCTCGGAAACTCCAAACTTGGTCTGTTGCCGGTTACTTAGTTGCTAGGAAGATGTTCGATGATCCATCACATTTGCGTATGGTGGCCTTTGAGGAAGATAAACACCTAAGCCCTCAGCACAGAAGATCAAAATCCTTGTGA
- the LOC123904857 gene encoding protein PSK SIMULATOR 1, with protein MALETLLLRVKTAFSNSFDTVHKTTPSSKTNPKRIAVLAFEVAGVMSKLLHLWQSLSDANIVRLQNDVVSLEGVLKLISNDKSFLIKLAVAEFADSLRLASDSVSRLSLNCNNPTLRSFHRVFTEFADSGFDSVGWTLTTPKEIESKHRRMERYVTLTLTLHREIDELSLLESTLRKALLNTNNKSRISDLEQKIFWQKQEVKNLKEKSLWNKGFDNVVLLLARFVFTLLARIKVVFGNGNGNGNHLPYLSRSLSTSAAVYPSDHQKDQNFVSGPLKSFKLDDYSSDHKKVENFSSGPLKSFKLDEKKVDLRNGFFESNCKVLKPPQGSLGDSALSLHYANLIIVMEKMIKSPQLVGVDARDDLYAMLPNSIRSSLRLRLKGSIGFSACDPLLANEWKNALGRILCWLLPLAQNMIRWQSERSVEEKRLVLKKSNVLLLQTLVFANKVKTEAAITELLVGLNYIWKFEREMTAKALFDCNNDFNGFLSLYKSS; from the coding sequence aTGGCCCTCGAAACTTTACTCTTAAGAGTAAAAACAGCTTTTTCAAACAGTTTCGACACAGTTCACAAAACGACACCGTCTTcaaaaacaaacccaaaacgCATCGCCGTTTTAGCCTTCGAAGTTGCCGGAGTTATGTCGAAGCTTCTTCATCTCTGGCAATCACTTTCCGACGCAAATATTGTTCGTCttcaaaacgacgtcgtttcaCTCGAAGGTGTTTTGAAACTAATCTCAAACGACAAGTCGTTTTTAATCAAACTCGCTGTTGCTGAGTTCGCTGACTCACTCAGACTCGCTTCTGACTCAGTCTCTCGACTCAGTCTCAACTGCAATAACCCAACACTCCGATCTTTCCACCGAGTTTTCACTGAGTTCGCTGACTCGGGATTTGACTCAGTTGGTTGGACTCTCACCACCCCAAAAGAAATTGAATCCAAACATAGAAGAATGGAACGTTACGTGACTCTCACGTTAACTCTTCATAGAGAAATTGATGAGCTTTCACTTTTAGAAAGCACGTTGAGAAAAGCACTTCTCAACACCAACAACAAAAGCAGAATCAGTGATCTTGAACAAAAGATTTTCTGGCAGAAACAAGAGGTAAAGAATCTCAAAGAAAAATCATTATGGAACAAAGGTTTTGATAATGTTGTTCTGTTATTAGCAAGATTTGTTTTCACTTTGTTAGCAAGAATTAAGGTTGTTTTTGGAAATGGTAATGGAAATGGAAATCATTTACCTTATTTATCACGAAGTTTATCAACTTCTGCTGCTGTTTATCCTTCAGATCATCAAAAAGATCAAAACTTTGTATCTGGGCCGTTGAAAAGTTTCAAACTTGATGATTATTCTTCTGATCATAAAAAAGTTGAAAACTTTTCATCTGGGCCGTTGAAAAGTTTCAAACTTGATGAGAAAAAAGTTGATTTAAGAAATGGGTTTTTTGAGTCAAATTGTAAAGTTTTGAAACCACCACAAGGTAGTTTAGGTGATTCAGCTTTATCATTACATTATGCTAATTTGATTATTGTTATGGAAAAAATGATTAAATCACCTCAATTAGTTGGTGTTGATGCTAGAGATGATTTATATGCTATGTTACCAAATAGTATAAGATCATCATTGAGATTAAGGTTAAAAGGGTCAATTGGATTTAGTGCTTGTGATCCTTTATTGGCTAATGAATGGAAAAATGCTTTGGGTAGAATACTTTGTTGGTTGTTACCATTGGCACAAAATATGATTAGGTGGCAAAGTGAAAGAAGTGTTGAAGAAAAGAGATTGGTTCTTAAGAAATCTAATGTGTTGCTTTTGCAAACTTTGGTTTTTGCTAATAAGGTGAAGACTGAAGCTGCTATAACTGAGTTGCttgttggtttgaattatatttGGAAGTTTGAGAGGGAAATGACTGCTAAGGCTTTGTTTGATTGTAACAATGATTTTAATGGGTTTTTAAGTTTGTATAAATCTAGTTAA
- the LOC123911488 gene encoding probable aminotransferase ACS12: protein MTQTQKKSINPFSQTHNQNQNPKTESSSSSSSRNGMKLIVPLQSVVQGRNGFLLGSLIPCALFYFFQLYLKRRRSNSNSNNNPSSPSSSSSPTLVLPRSSSRSNLSSRGSISRVRLSKLASILSKPDDSLYYIGLDRVLQDPYDVFVNPNGIIQLGLSDNKLCLDLIEKWLVKNLEGSVMGNSDMNLSINGIAPYQAFDGLNELKIALADFMHQVMGGSVEFDPSNMVLTSGATPAIEILSFCLADQGNAFLVPTPFYPGFDRDVRWRPGIDLIPVHCRSTDNFNLNITALEQAFSQARKRGVKVRGILISNPSNPVGNILTPEMLFSLLDFAEDKNIHIIADEVFAGSTYGSEEFVSIAEVLDSEYIDKSRVHIIYGLSKDLAIAGFRVGVIYSHNKTVLDAAKKMSRFATISAPTQRIVTSMLSDKRFIQEYIDTNRHRIRRVHDEFVDCLTKLGIKCAKSSAGMFCWADMSGLIKPYSEKGELELWEKFMSVAKINITPGSACHCIEPGWFRICFTTISFEEIPLVIERIRKVVKTCKSSS from the exons ATGAcccaaacccaaaaaaaatccattaaCCCATTTTCTCAAACCcataaccaaaaccaaaacccaaaaaccgaatcttcatcttcatcttcttcacgaAACGGTATGAAACTTATTGTTCCTCTTCAAAGTGTAGTTCAAGGTCGTAATGGTTTTCTTCTTGGTAGTTTAATCCCTTGTgctcttttttacttttttcaaCTTTATCTTAAACGACGTCGTTCTAATTCAAATTCTAACAATAACCCTTCttcaccttcttcttcttcttctcctacTCTTGTTCTTCCTCGTTCTTCTTCTCGTTCTAATTTATCTTCTCGTGGATCAATTTCTCGTGTTCGTCTTTCAAAACTTGCTTCCATTCTTTCTAAACCTGATGATTCTCTTTATTATATTGGCTTGGATAGAGTTTTACAAGATCCTTATGATGTTTTTGTTAACCCCAATGGAATTATTCAGCTAGGTTTGTCTGATAACAAG TTGTGTTTGGATTTGATTGAGAAATGGTTGGTGAAGAATTTGGAAGGATCAGTGATGGGAAATAGTGATATGAATTTGAGTATTAATGGAATTGCGCCTTATCAAGCCTTTGATGGATTGAATGAATTGAAAATT GCCTTGGCAGATTTTATGCATCAGGTTATGGGAGGATCGGTGGAATTTGACCCATCAAATATGGTACTAACATCTGGAGCAACTCCTGCAATCGAGATACTATCCTTCTGCTTGGCAGATCAAGGAAATGCTTTCCTTGTGCCTACACCTTTTTATCCAGG CTTTGACAGGGATGTAAGATGGCGTCCAGGGATAGACTTAATACCTGTTCACTGTCGAAGTACCGACAATTTCAATCTAAACATCACTGCTCTCGAACAAGCATTTAGTCAAGCAAGAAAACGAGGAGTTAAAGTTCGTGGGATTCTCATTTCTAACCCTTCAAATCCCGTCGGCAATATCCTGACGCCAGAAATGCTTTTCAGTCTTCTGGACTTTGCTGAAGATAAAAACATTCATATCATAGCCGATGAAGTATTTGCAGGCTCAACGTACGGAAGCGAGGAGTTTGTGAGTATAGCAGAAGTTCTAGATTCCGAATACATAGATAAAAGCCGGGTTCATATAATATACGGCCTGTCAAAAGACCTAGCGATTGCCGGCTTTAGAGTCGGAGTTATATATTCACACAACAAAACTGTTTTGGATGCAGCCAAAAAAATGAGTAGATTTGCAACTATATCGGCTCCAACACAGAGGATAGTTACTTCAATGCTTTCAGATAAACGGTTCATTCAGGAGTACATTGACACCAACCGGCATAGAATAAGGCGTGTGCACGACGAGTTTGTTGATTGTTTAACTAAACTAGGAATCAAGTGCGCTAAAAGCAGTGCCGGTATGTTCTGTTGGGCCGATATGAGTGGTTTAATCAAACCTTATAGTGAGAAAGGCGAACTTGAATTATGGGAGAAGTTTATGAGTGTTGCTAAGATCAATATAACTCCTGGATCAGCTTGCCATTGCATAGAACCAGGATGGTTTCGTATTTGTTTTACGACTATATCATTTGAGGAAATCCCTCTAGTTATTGAAAGGATTAGGAAAGTTGTTAAAACTTGTAAATCTTCAAGTTGA